A genomic window from Calditrichota bacterium includes:
- a CDS encoding cobalamin-binding protein — MSLLENLQTNLINGKLAETKLFTEKALADGMTPRKILNEGLLVGMQEVGRRFKNNEFYVPEVLIAARAMKGAMEILKPLLAETGVDPVGRVALGTVKGDLHDIGKNLVGMMLEGGGFEIVDLGVDVSAERFLNAVINDGVQVIGMSALLTTTMVNMKGIVTALENANVRNKVKVVIGGAPVTDGYAEEIGADGYAPDAASAVDLVKSLIL, encoded by the coding sequence ATGTCATTGCTTGAAAACTTGCAAACGAATTTGATCAACGGGAAGCTGGCTGAGACGAAACTCTTCACTGAAAAAGCGCTGGCAGATGGCATGACGCCGCGGAAAATTTTGAACGAAGGATTGCTTGTCGGAATGCAAGAAGTGGGACGGCGATTTAAGAATAATGAATTTTACGTACCGGAAGTGTTGATCGCGGCCCGCGCCATGAAAGGAGCAATGGAAATCTTGAAACCTTTACTGGCGGAAACCGGCGTGGACCCAGTGGGCCGCGTGGCGCTCGGAACTGTGAAGGGCGACCTGCACGACATCGGCAAAAACCTCGTCGGGATGATGCTCGAAGGCGGTGGATTTGAAATTGTGGATTTGGGTGTGGATGTTTCCGCTGAGAGATTTTTAAATGCCGTAATCAATGACGGCGTGCAGGTAATCGGAATGTCCGCGTTGCTGACCACGACAATGGTAAATATGAAGGGAATCGTCACCGCGCTGGAAAATGCCAACGTGCGCAACAAAGTCAAAGTCGTCATTGGCGGCGCTCCTGTGACAGATGGTTACGCAGAAGAAATTGGCGCCGACGGCTACGCGCCGGATGCGGCCTCTGCAGTGGACTTGGTTAAAAGTTTGATTTTGTGA